The Candidatus Acidiferrales bacterium DNA segment TAACCTGAACTTTTCTCACGATGATGGATTTGCCGGGAACCTGAACGGCGTAAGCGCGCAGCTCATCTATCCTTTCATGGACCGGAAGCTTATGCTGATTGCATCCGGTGAAATCACCGGTTATAAGATATTGCAGGCTGATTCTTTGCCCACAAGCCGCTTGTACAGCGGCTCGCTTGGCTTGACGTGCAGGCCCGTAAATCTTCTATCAGTTACCTTGCAAGCTCAATACTATCAGGATCCGGTTTACAGAAACGACTTCCGCGGGTATCTGCAGGTGAGCTACTATTTCTTCAGTAAATCAGGTATGCAGTGATGGAGGCGAGCATGAGACATCTTGTGGTCTTGGGAGTCGTTTTTGTCGCAGGACTTGTGACTACTTCAAGCTTGTTTGCACTGAAAGATTCTCCGGAATCTGACAACCAAAAGCTCATCAAATTTTCTCACTCTAAACACATAAACGATGTCGGCGTCGCGTGCGCTGATTGCCATACCGCGGTAATGACCAGTACAAAGGAGACGGATATTCTTCTTCCATCGATGGAAACATGTTACACCTGTCATGATCAGGCCACTACGAAGTGCGATTTTTGTCATACTTCTTCCGACAGTGCAACATACAAGGACCTTGTTCAAACGAGCGGTCCGGTTTTTTTCTCACACCAGCATCACGCGGGCGACTTGAAATTAAAATGCGAAACGTGCCATCAAGGGTTGGATAAAGTTGATTATGCGGAGCAGGACGCAAATGCTCTCCCAAAGATGGAACAGTGTGTAACATGTCATGGCCTTGTAGAAACGAATGTCAGGACGGACAAAGTTGATTATGTCGTGAAGGCGGCTCCTGGAGGGTGCGAGACCTGTCATAAAGACCTGACAAAACTAGTTCCGGCTTCTCATCGTGAGACAGATTTTGTGAGCCAGCACAAGAATTTCGTAAATGTGTCAGGGCCGCAAAATGACTGCAAATCCTGTCACAGCCCTGCCACTTGTCAGGAGTGCCATGATGCTTCAAACATGGCAAAGGATTTAACACCAGGACAGATCTATGTGCCGTCGACTCCGTCGCTTTCTCCATTGACGACGCACGATAAAACTACCGCGGAGAAAGTTCATCCCGAGAACTATCGGTTTACACATTCCATCGACGCAAAAGGCAGAGAGAGCAACTGCTATACTTGTCATGATGAACGGGCCTTCTGTGTGGGATGCCATACTTCAAACGCAAATGGTTCGAGGATAGAACCAGTGTGGCACGAAGGCGGGAATTTCATAACGTTTGGTGTGGGCAGCGGCGGCGGAAGACATGCGCAATATGCCCGGAAGGATATTGAAAGCTGTGCGAGCTGCCACGATGCTCAAGGAGCAGACCCGACTTGCATAACATGCCACACCGATCCTGACGGGATAAAAGGGAACGACCCCCGAACTCATGCGGCGT contains these protein-coding regions:
- a CDS encoding cytochrome c3 family protein, with protein sequence MRHLVVLGVVFVAGLVTTSSLFALKDSPESDNQKLIKFSHSKHINDVGVACADCHTAVMTSTKETDILLPSMETCYTCHDQATTKCDFCHTSSDSATYKDLVQTSGPVFFSHQHHAGDLKLKCETCHQGLDKVDYAEQDANALPKMEQCVTCHGLVETNVRTDKVDYVVKAAPGGCETCHKDLTKLVPASHRETDFVSQHKNFVNVSGPQNDCKSCHSPATCQECHDASNMAKDLTPGQIYVPSTPSLSPLTTHDKTTAEKVHPENYRFTHSIDAKGRESNCYTCHDERAFCVGCHTSNANGSRIEPVWHEGGNFITFGVGSGGGRHAQYARKDIESCASCHDAQGADPTCITCHTDPDGIKGNDPRTHAAFFMHDVQGSWHDDAGAVCYTCHTDPNAHPGGKPGIGFCGYCHGSHPGD